In a single window of the Micromonospora sp. WMMD1155 genome:
- a CDS encoding 3-hydroxybutyrate dehydrogenase codes for MTAEPVVVPHVVQVDLAGRTALVTGGGSGIGRACALRLGAAGAKVLVVDRNLEAAKAVAAEAGGRAEGVDLSDAAAVDRLDVDVDIVVNNAGLQHVAPLQDFPVERFEYIQRVMVEAPFLLIRRALPHMYARGWGRVVNISSVHGLRASPYKAAYVSAKHALEGLSKVVALEGAAHGVTANCINPAYVRTALVESQIADQAVSHGIDETEVIEKIMLARAAIKRLIEPEEVAELLAYLCSPPAAFITGASIALDGGWTAN; via the coding sequence ATGACGGCAGAACCCGTGGTGGTCCCCCACGTCGTGCAGGTTGACCTCGCTGGTCGCACCGCCCTGGTCACCGGGGGTGGCAGTGGCATCGGGCGGGCGTGCGCGCTGCGGTTGGGTGCGGCCGGCGCGAAGGTGCTCGTGGTGGACCGCAACCTGGAGGCGGCCAAGGCGGTGGCAGCCGAGGCGGGCGGCCGGGCCGAGGGTGTGGACCTGTCCGACGCGGCGGCGGTGGATCGCCTCGACGTGGACGTGGACATCGTCGTGAACAACGCCGGGCTTCAGCACGTCGCACCGCTTCAGGACTTTCCGGTCGAACGCTTCGAGTACATCCAGCGGGTGATGGTGGAGGCGCCGTTCCTGCTGATCCGCCGGGCTCTGCCACACATGTACGCCCGGGGGTGGGGTCGCGTCGTCAACATCTCCTCGGTGCACGGGTTGCGTGCCTCGCCGTACAAGGCGGCCTACGTCTCGGCCAAGCACGCCCTGGAAGGGCTGTCGAAGGTGGTCGCGTTGGAGGGCGCCGCACACGGGGTGACGGCCAACTGCATCAACCCGGCGTACGTGCGCACCGCCCTCGTGGAGAGCCAGATCGCCGACCAGGCGGTCAGCCACGGCATCGACGAGACCGAGGTGATCGAGAAGATCATGCTGGCCCGGGCCGCGATCAAGCGGCTGATCGAGCCGGAGGAGGTGGCCGAGCTGCTGGCGTACCTCTGCTCGCCGCCCGCGGCGTTCATCACCGGCGCGTCGATCGCCCTCGACGGGGGCTGGACGGCCAACTAG
- the ruvB gene encoding Holliday junction branch migration DNA helicase RuvB: MSETDGLVSAYVSDADRDAEATVRPRRLAEFIAQDRVRDQLDLLLQGAMRRGSPPDHILLSGPPGLGKTSLANIVAAELGAGIRVTSGPAIERSGDLAAILTSLAEGDVLFIDEIHRIARPAEELLYSAMEDFRVDVVVGKGPGATAIPLDVEPFTLVGATTRSGLLTGPMRDRFGFVAHLDFYSPVELETLLHRSARILGVPITAEGAAEVAGRSRGTPRIANRLLRRVRDYAEVRADGVVNLETARAALTVYDVDALGLDRLDRAVLTALVDSFRGGPVGLSTLAVAVGEQPDTVEEVCEPFLVRAGLLARTPRGRVATEAAWRHLGRNPPNGTFGADRPAVPDLFSLDTEQP; the protein is encoded by the coding sequence GTGAGTGAGACCGACGGGCTCGTCTCGGCGTACGTCAGCGACGCCGACCGGGACGCGGAGGCCACGGTCCGGCCGAGGCGGCTGGCCGAGTTCATCGCCCAGGATCGGGTACGCGACCAGCTCGACCTGTTGTTGCAGGGCGCGATGCGGCGTGGTTCACCGCCGGACCACATCCTGCTGTCCGGCCCTCCGGGGCTGGGCAAGACGAGTCTGGCCAACATCGTCGCGGCCGAGTTGGGTGCGGGCATCCGGGTGACCAGCGGCCCGGCGATCGAGCGGTCCGGTGATCTGGCGGCGATCCTGACCAGCCTCGCCGAGGGCGACGTGCTGTTCATCGACGAGATCCACCGCATCGCGCGGCCGGCCGAGGAGTTGCTGTACAGCGCGATGGAGGACTTCCGGGTCGACGTGGTGGTCGGCAAGGGTCCGGGGGCGACGGCGATCCCGCTGGACGTCGAGCCGTTCACCCTGGTCGGTGCGACGACCCGCTCGGGTCTGTTGACGGGGCCGATGCGGGACCGGTTCGGTTTCGTCGCCCACCTCGACTTCTACTCTCCGGTGGAGCTGGAGACGTTGCTGCACCGCTCGGCGCGGATCCTCGGCGTGCCGATCACCGCCGAGGGCGCCGCGGAGGTCGCCGGGCGGTCCCGGGGCACGCCCCGGATCGCCAACCGGTTGCTGCGCCGGGTCCGGGACTACGCGGAGGTACGGGCCGACGGGGTGGTCAATCTGGAGACCGCCCGTGCCGCGTTGACCGTGTACGACGTGGACGCGCTCGGTCTGGACCGGTTGGACCGGGCGGTGTTGACCGCGTTGGTCGACTCGTTCCGGGGAGGTCCGGTGGGTCTGTCCACCCTCGCGGTGGCGGTGGGGGAGCAGCCGGACACGGTCGAGGAGGTCTGCGAGCCGTTCCTGGTCCGGGCTGGTCTGTTGGCCCGTACGCCCCGGGGGCGGGTGGCCACGGAAGCGGCTTGGCGGCATCTGGGGCGAAATCCGCCGAATGGTACATTTGGCGCAGACCGTCCGGCCGTGCCCGATCTGTTCTCCTTGGATACCGAACAGCCGTGA
- a CDS encoding helix-turn-helix domain-containing protein yields the protein MSTMSSPVEFLELLAREAAAVEFEGPLVAARAAGLPPDRLAELEQAKSVALRVRALLERRRRRESELSGLYDTVSDLAGLRDLDDVLRAIVHRARNLLGADVAYMTLNDDERGDTYMRVTDGSVSARFQRLRLPMGAGLGGLVAQSGAPYVTANYGEDARFHHTGEIDAGVGEEGLVAILGVPLRLGSTSIGVLYAANRSARPFVREEVALLVSLAAHAAVAIDTARLLTETRSALAELSAANTTIRAHSSSVERAAAAHDRMTALVLRGGGVEDVAAAVTEVLGGALLALDAEGRLLARVGEIDEPDRADIVEAVAASRTEGRSVRRSPLWYAAVVAGAENLGALVLRPDDELVDADQRILERAALVTALLLLFRRTVAEAEGRVRGELLDDLIARPLRDTDALRSRARRLGVDLDAPHVLVAVGEDAIAATGSARQRVLSWATTYASARGGLAAARDGRVVLMLPGQDAGGSARAVARDLSRVTGRPVTAGASGPSNGPGALAATFHEADRCLTALGALGRAGQGASTVELGFVGLLLGTVGDRGEKDVTQFLSATVGPVVDYDARRGTALVKTLDAYFGVGGSLARAAEQLHVHVNTVTQRLERVGQLLGADWQRPDRALEVQLALRLHRLRDPAG from the coding sequence ATGTCGACCATGTCATCGCCGGTGGAGTTCCTGGAGCTGCTCGCGCGGGAGGCCGCCGCGGTCGAGTTCGAGGGGCCGCTGGTGGCCGCGCGCGCCGCCGGGTTGCCGCCCGACCGGCTGGCCGAGCTGGAGCAGGCCAAGTCGGTGGCGTTGCGGGTACGCGCGTTGTTGGAGCGTCGACGCCGCCGGGAGAGCGAGCTGTCCGGCCTGTACGACACGGTCAGTGACCTGGCCGGTCTACGCGACCTCGACGACGTGCTGCGGGCGATCGTGCACCGGGCCCGCAACCTGCTCGGCGCGGACGTGGCCTACATGACGTTGAACGACGACGAACGCGGCGACACCTACATGCGGGTGACCGACGGGTCGGTGTCGGCCCGCTTCCAGCGGCTTCGGTTGCCGATGGGTGCCGGCCTCGGTGGCCTGGTGGCCCAGTCCGGCGCTCCGTACGTCACCGCGAACTACGGCGAGGACGCGCGCTTCCACCACACCGGCGAGATCGACGCCGGGGTCGGGGAGGAGGGCCTCGTGGCGATCCTCGGGGTGCCGCTGCGGCTCGGTTCCACCTCGATCGGTGTGCTCTACGCGGCGAATCGTTCGGCTCGACCGTTCGTCCGGGAGGAGGTGGCGCTGCTGGTCTCCCTCGCCGCGCACGCCGCGGTGGCGATCGACACCGCCCGGCTGTTGACCGAGACCCGCTCGGCGTTGGCCGAGTTGTCGGCGGCGAACACCACCATCCGGGCGCACAGCAGCTCGGTGGAGCGGGCCGCGGCGGCACACGACCGGATGACGGCGTTGGTGCTGCGCGGCGGTGGTGTGGAGGACGTGGCGGCCGCGGTGACCGAGGTCCTGGGCGGCGCACTGCTGGCGCTGGACGCCGAGGGCCGCCTGCTGGCTCGGGTGGGCGAGATCGACGAGCCGGACCGGGCGGACATCGTGGAGGCGGTGGCGGCGTCGCGCACCGAGGGTCGCAGCGTGCGCCGCAGCCCACTCTGGTACGCGGCGGTGGTCGCCGGCGCGGAGAACCTGGGTGCGTTGGTGCTGCGCCCGGACGACGAGCTGGTCGACGCCGACCAGCGGATCCTGGAGCGCGCCGCGTTGGTGACCGCGCTGCTGCTGTTGTTCCGCCGGACGGTCGCGGAGGCGGAGGGGCGGGTGCGTGGCGAGCTGCTGGACGACCTGATCGCCCGCCCGCTGCGGGACACCGACGCGTTGCGCAGTCGGGCACGCCGACTCGGGGTGGACCTGGACGCGCCGCACGTGCTGGTGGCGGTGGGCGAGGACGCGATCGCCGCGACCGGTTCGGCTCGGCAGCGGGTGCTGTCCTGGGCCACCACGTACGCGTCGGCGCGGGGTGGGTTGGCGGCGGCGCGCGACGGCCGGGTGGTGCTGATGCTGCCCGGGCAGGACGCCGGTGGCAGCGCTCGCGCGGTGGCCCGGGACCTGTCCCGGGTGACCGGCCGTCCGGTGACCGCCGGGGCGAGTGGCCCGTCGAACGGTCCGGGGGCGCTGGCCGCCACGTTCCACGAGGCGGACCGGTGCCTGACGGCGCTGGGCGCTCTGGGCCGCGCCGGCCAGGGTGCGAGCACTGTGGAGCTGGGTTTCGTCGGGTTGCTGCTCGGGACGGTGGGTGATCGGGGCGAGAAGGACGTGACCCAGTTCCTGAGCGCCACCGTCGGGCCGGTGGTCGACTACGACGCCCGGCGGGGCACGGCTCTGGTGAAGACGCTGGACGCGTACTTCGGGGTGGGTGGCAGCCTGGCCCGGGCCGCCGAGCAGCTGCACGTGCACGTCAACACGGTGACCCAGCGGTTGGAGCGGGTGGGGCAGCTGCTCGGCGCCGACTGGCAGCGGCCCGATCGGGCGTTGGAGGTGCAGCTCGCGCTGCGCCTGCACCGGCTACGCGACCCGGCCGGCTGA
- the ruvA gene encoding Holliday junction branch migration protein RuvA — MIASVRGTVTATGPDQAVIEVGGVGLAVHCAPGTIADLRVGQVARLATSLVVREDSLTLYGFADDDAKSLFELLQTASGVGPRLAQAVLAVHTPDAVRKAIANADTAALTRVPGIGKKGAERLVLELRDRIGPVPIGVDGAGGVTGGAWPEQVRQALVGLGWTAGQADQAVAAVAETVDGPTPPVPVLLKQAIRLLGRTR; from the coding sequence ATGATCGCCAGCGTGCGCGGCACGGTGACCGCGACGGGTCCGGACCAGGCCGTGATCGAGGTCGGCGGTGTCGGTCTGGCCGTGCACTGCGCCCCCGGGACGATCGCGGACCTGCGGGTCGGCCAGGTCGCCCGGCTCGCCACGAGCCTCGTCGTGCGGGAGGACTCGCTCACCCTCTACGGTTTCGCCGACGACGACGCCAAGTCGCTGTTCGAGCTGCTCCAGACCGCGAGCGGGGTGGGTCCGCGCCTGGCCCAGGCGGTGCTGGCGGTGCACACCCCGGACGCGGTACGCAAGGCGATCGCCAACGCCGACACGGCGGCGCTGACCCGGGTGCCCGGCATCGGTAAGAAGGGCGCCGAGCGTCTGGTGTTGGAGCTGCGCGACCGGATCGGGCCGGTGCCGATCGGTGTCGACGGTGCGGGCGGCGTGACCGGTGGGGCCTGGCCGGAGCAGGTCCGGCAGGCGCTCGTCGGGCTGGGCTGGACGGCCGGTCAGGCCGACCAGGCGGTGGCCGCCGTGGCGGAGACCGTCGACGGTCCGACGCCGCCGGTGCCGGTCCTGCTCAAGCAGGCCATCCGCCTGCTCGGTCGTACCCGGTGA
- the secD gene encoding protein translocase subunit SecD → MAPPQGQMRPGRQLAVLGFIFVVLYLLVFFAGANGSFKDRLEPKLGLDLIGGTRMTLEATNSVDGRPPTAENLEEARQIIESRVNGLGVAEAEVVTEGNRNIVISLPGENRNLDEVGSAAELRFRKVLKAADGSGTVAAPPAATPTPSGSAVPTPSGGATPTPSGSGAPKATSSPSGGQGGMAPASPSATPTPSASASPSAASPTPSASAEPVPASIEEQRKAVEQKVGAAAWQAANGLQAPADLTADPSLGDKLKPFGTLSPQEVAVLPAQMQFNVPTIGCAQLDKRPPASISEPKQQVVACEGGASKYLLDQAKVLGTDVDDADAVLDQTNSWVVSLDFSGEGQSKWTALTRESFNNEGQACDATALGQDGKCRVAVVLDNEIVSSPEIQGVLTGNSQITGNFNQKDASALAGQLRYGALPVTFEQQEAQNVTATLGASHLRAGLLAAGIGMLLVIIYSFFYYRLLGSVIFLSLILSALLVFGALVVLGRQIGFTLTLAGIAGMIVSLGVAADSFVIYFERLKDEIREGRSPRSAVPRAWIRARRTIISANAITLLSAVVLYVVSVGTVKGFAFALGLATVLDLVVVFLFRHPIMTMFARTRAFLSPRVSGLGRALPARNQPTQQPRNPRAKEA, encoded by the coding sequence GTGGCACCACCTCAGGGACAGATGCGCCCCGGGCGGCAGCTCGCCGTGCTCGGGTTCATCTTCGTGGTCCTCTATCTTTTGGTGTTCTTCGCCGGCGCCAACGGCAGCTTCAAGGACCGGCTTGAGCCAAAGCTCGGCCTGGACCTGATCGGCGGCACCCGGATGACGCTGGAGGCGACCAACTCCGTCGACGGCAGGCCGCCGACGGCGGAGAACCTCGAGGAGGCCCGGCAGATCATCGAGAGCCGGGTCAACGGGCTCGGCGTCGCCGAGGCCGAGGTGGTCACCGAGGGCAACCGGAACATCGTCATCTCCCTGCCCGGTGAGAACCGGAACCTCGACGAGGTGGGCAGCGCGGCCGAGCTGCGCTTCCGGAAGGTGCTGAAGGCGGCGGACGGCAGCGGGACGGTCGCCGCGCCGCCGGCGGCCACCCCGACCCCGTCGGGCAGCGCCGTCCCGACCCCGTCCGGCGGCGCGACCCCGACCCCGTCGGGCAGCGGCGCGCCGAAGGCGACCTCGTCGCCCAGCGGCGGTCAGGGCGGCATGGCCCCCGCGTCGCCCAGCGCCACGCCGACGCCTTCCGCGTCCGCCTCGCCGAGCGCCGCCTCGCCGACGCCGAGTGCCAGCGCCGAGCCGGTGCCGGCCAGCATCGAGGAGCAGCGCAAGGCCGTCGAGCAGAAGGTCGGCGCCGCCGCCTGGCAGGCCGCCAACGGGCTGCAGGCCCCGGCCGACCTGACCGCCGACCCGTCGCTCGGCGACAAGCTCAAGCCGTTCGGCACGCTGTCGCCGCAGGAGGTGGCGGTGCTGCCGGCGCAGATGCAGTTCAACGTGCCGACGATCGGCTGTGCGCAGCTCGACAAGCGCCCGCCGGCGTCGATCTCCGAGCCGAAGCAGCAGGTCGTCGCCTGTGAGGGTGGTGCGTCGAAGTACCTGCTGGACCAGGCCAAGGTGCTCGGCACCGACGTGGACGACGCCGACGCGGTGCTCGACCAGACCAACTCCTGGGTCGTCAGCCTGGACTTCTCCGGCGAGGGCCAGAGCAAGTGGACCGCACTGACCCGTGAGTCGTTCAACAACGAGGGCCAGGCCTGCGACGCGACCGCGCTGGGTCAGGACGGCAAGTGCCGGGTGGCCGTCGTGCTGGACAACGAGATCGTCTCCTCGCCGGAGATCCAGGGTGTGCTGACCGGCAACTCGCAGATCACCGGCAACTTCAACCAGAAGGACGCCAGCGCGCTCGCCGGCCAGCTCCGCTACGGCGCGCTGCCGGTGACCTTCGAGCAGCAGGAGGCGCAGAACGTCACCGCGACGCTCGGCGCGAGCCACCTGCGTGCCGGTCTGCTCGCCGCCGGCATCGGCATGCTGCTGGTCATCATCTACTCGTTCTTCTACTACCGGCTGCTCGGCTCGGTGATCTTCCTGAGCCTCATCCTCTCCGCGCTGCTGGTCTTCGGCGCGCTGGTGGTGCTCGGTCGGCAGATCGGCTTCACGCTCACCCTCGCCGGCATCGCTGGCATGATCGTGTCACTGGGTGTGGCGGCGGACTCGTTCGTCATCTACTTCGAACGATTGAAGGACGAGATCCGGGAGGGGCGCAGCCCGCGTAGCGCGGTGCCCCGGGCCTGGATCCGGGCCCGCCGGACGATCATCTCGGCCAACGCGATCACCCTGCTCTCCGCGGTGGTGCTCTACGTGGTCTCGGTCGGCACGGTCAAGGGCTTCGCCTTCGCGCTCGGTCTGGCCACGGTGCTGGACCTGGTCGTGGTCTTCCTCTTCCGTCACCCGATCATGACGATGTTCGCCCGGACCCGGGCGTTCCTGTCCCCGCGGGTCAGCGGTCTGGGCCGGGCGCTCCCGGCTCGCAACCAGCCGACTCAGCAGCCCCGCAACCCGCGCGCCAAGGAGGCCTGA
- the secF gene encoding protein translocase subunit SecF: protein MARNGLASRLYNGEAGLNIVGRRKLWFGVAGVLVLIAILSFSIRGFSLGIEFAGGNSFQVPASVGTLDDAEREVDSALAAENTGIEVVTAQKVGGPGGDSYELRTGQLSAEQATAVKAQIAEDLGINADQISSNQVSEAWGSQVTERAVLGLVIFIALVMVYLILRFEWRMAVAAVSSLIMNLILTAGIYSLVGFEVTPSTIIGFLTILGFALYDVVVVFDKVQENTRGITANNNQTYGEAANLAINQSLMRSLNTSVVALLPVGGLLFIGAGLLGAGTLKDLGLVLFVGMAVAFLTSILVATPLLALLKNYDPRIQAHNKRVLTRRGAIARGEVAGKGPTSPAQADATDEPLDPDAAALAGAAPKVGARPAGKRPTGARGGRPGGGGNRPGGAKRR, encoded by the coding sequence ATGGCTCGAAACGGTCTGGCGAGCCGCCTCTACAACGGCGAGGCCGGTCTCAACATCGTCGGCCGACGCAAGCTCTGGTTCGGCGTCGCCGGAGTCCTGGTCCTGATCGCGATCCTCAGCTTCTCGATTCGTGGCTTCAGCCTGGGCATCGAGTTCGCCGGCGGTAACTCGTTCCAGGTGCCGGCGAGCGTCGGCACCCTGGACGACGCCGAGCGCGAGGTCGACTCGGCGCTCGCCGCGGAGAACACCGGCATCGAGGTGGTCACCGCGCAGAAGGTCGGCGGCCCCGGTGGCGACTCCTACGAGCTGCGTACCGGGCAGCTCAGTGCCGAGCAGGCCACTGCGGTCAAGGCCCAGATCGCCGAGGACCTCGGCATCAACGCCGACCAGATCAGCAGTAACCAGGTCAGCGAGGCGTGGGGCAGCCAGGTCACCGAGCGCGCCGTGCTCGGTCTGGTCATCTTCATCGCGCTGGTGATGGTCTACCTGATCCTGCGCTTCGAGTGGCGGATGGCCGTCGCCGCGGTCTCCTCGCTGATCATGAACCTGATCCTGACCGCCGGTATCTACTCGCTGGTCGGCTTCGAGGTCACCCCGTCGACGATCATCGGGTTCCTCACCATCCTGGGCTTCGCGCTCTACGACGTGGTGGTGGTCTTCGACAAGGTCCAGGAGAACACCCGGGGCATCACCGCGAACAACAACCAGACGTACGGCGAGGCGGCCAACCTGGCCATCAACCAGAGCCTGATGCGGTCGTTGAACACCTCGGTGGTGGCCCTGCTGCCGGTCGGTGGTCTGCTCTTCATCGGTGCCGGCCTGCTCGGTGCCGGCACGCTGAAGGACCTCGGTCTGGTGCTGTTCGTCGGTATGGCGGTGGCGTTCCTGACCTCCATCCTGGTGGCCACGCCGCTGCTGGCGCTGCTGAAGAACTACGACCCGCGGATCCAGGCGCACAACAAGCGCGTCCTGACCCGGCGGGGCGCGATCGCCCGGGGCGAGGTCGCCGGCAAGGGTCCGACGAGCCCGGCCCAGGCCGACGCCACCGACGAGCCGCTCGACCCGGATGCCGCGGCGCTGGCCGGCGCCGCCCCGAAGGTGGGCGCACGGCCGGCGGGCAAGCGGCCGACCGGTGCCCGAGGCGGTCGCCCGGGTGGCGGCGGCAACCGGCCGGGTGGCGCCAAGCGGCGCTGA
- a CDS encoding TetR/AcrR family transcriptional regulator has product MSDMTSTADAPRSPGRPRSIRADEAIIEATLDLLAEGSTVEALSIEAIAARAGVGKATIYRRWAGKDALLLDALRRLKGVLAKPAGHSVRDDLVLLVGAIGKNVDPRAAKIMPCLVPAVNRSADQFQLYQNIISPRRQLMREVLRRGIDEGVLRADIDVEVTMALLTGPMLIQRVLKWNPDLDEQTLPERVVDAVLEGIRAR; this is encoded by the coding sequence ATGTCGGACATGACGTCCACTGCCGATGCTCCGCGGTCGCCCGGGCGACCGCGGAGCATCCGCGCCGACGAGGCGATCATCGAGGCGACCCTCGACCTGCTCGCCGAGGGCAGCACCGTCGAGGCGCTCTCGATCGAGGCCATCGCCGCCCGCGCCGGGGTCGGCAAGGCCACCATCTACCGCCGCTGGGCCGGCAAGGACGCCTTGCTGCTCGACGCGCTGCGGCGACTCAAGGGCGTCCTGGCGAAGCCGGCCGGGCACTCCGTCCGCGACGACCTGGTGCTGCTGGTCGGCGCGATCGGCAAGAACGTCGACCCACGGGCGGCGAAGATCATGCCCTGCCTGGTGCCCGCGGTGAACCGCAGCGCGGACCAGTTCCAGCTCTACCAGAACATCATCTCGCCCCGGCGGCAGTTGATGCGCGAGGTGCTGCGACGCGGCATCGACGAGGGTGTGCTCCGCGCCGACATCGACGTGGAGGTGACGATGGCTCTGCTCACCGGCCCCATGCTGATCCAGCGGGTGCTGAAGTGGAACCCGGACCTGGACGAGCAGACCCTTCCCGAGCGGGTCGTCGACGCCGTGCTGGAAGGCATCCGCGCCCGCTGA
- the ruvC gene encoding crossover junction endodeoxyribonuclease RuvC: MRVLGVDPGLTRCGVGVVEGVPGRPCILIAYYVVYTDPADELPLRLLHLDRSLTKLVAEHQPESVAVERVFSQHNVRTVMGTAQASGIAVLAGARAGLPVQTYTPSEVKAAVTGSGQADKAQMTAMVTRLLRLDEPPKPADAADALALAICHVWRGGTRSKLAAAADRARRGGAR; this comes from the coding sequence ATGCGCGTGCTTGGTGTCGACCCGGGGTTGACCCGGTGCGGTGTGGGCGTGGTCGAGGGTGTGCCGGGGAGGCCCTGCATTCTGATCGCGTACTACGTGGTCTACACCGACCCGGCCGACGAGCTGCCGCTGCGCCTGCTGCACCTGGACCGGTCGTTGACCAAGCTGGTCGCCGAGCACCAGCCGGAGAGTGTCGCCGTCGAGCGGGTGTTCAGCCAGCACAACGTGCGTACGGTGATGGGCACCGCGCAGGCCAGCGGCATCGCCGTGTTGGCCGGGGCGCGCGCCGGGTTGCCCGTGCAGACGTACACGCCGAGTGAGGTGAAGGCGGCCGTGACCGGGTCCGGTCAGGCCGACAAGGCGCAGATGACCGCGATGGTGACCCGGTTGCTGCGGCTGGACGAGCCGCCGAAGCCGGCCGATGCGGCCGACGCGCTGGCCCTGGCGATCTGCCATGTCTGGCGCGGTGGGACCCGCTCGAAGTTGGCGGCGGCGGCCGACCGGGCACGACGAGGAGGAGCACGATGA
- the yajC gene encoding preprotein translocase subunit YajC, whose protein sequence is MGRSVTVHYAASGGGAGGFTPILMIALLFGVMYFMMIRPQQKRRREAEAMQSNLGPGDEVVTIGGLYGTVTGIEDDTVLIEVAPGVQTRYARPAIARVVTRAELPSEPVTEDADTAKD, encoded by the coding sequence ATGGGAAGGTCAGTAACCGTGCATTACGCAGCATCGGGCGGCGGGGCCGGCGGTTTCACGCCGATCCTGATGATCGCCCTGCTCTTCGGCGTCATGTATTTCATGATGATCCGGCCCCAGCAGAAGCGCCGCCGTGAGGCGGAGGCGATGCAGTCCAACCTCGGCCCCGGCGACGAGGTCGTGACGATCGGCGGGCTCTACGGCACGGTCACCGGCATCGAGGACGACACCGTCCTGATCGAGGTCGCACCGGGCGTGCAGACCCGCTACGCACGCCCGGCCATCGCCCGGGTGGTCACCCGCGCGGAGCTGCCGAGCGAGCCGGTGACCGAGGACGCGGACACCGCCAAGGACTGA